In Helianthus annuus cultivar XRQ/B chromosome 3, HanXRQr2.0-SUNRISE, whole genome shotgun sequence, a single window of DNA contains:
- the LOC110931314 gene encoding protein FAR1-RELATED SEQUENCE 5-like, translated as MADLNNQQHLTVAGGTEVANLNDDPGSPLNVVPHNLSLHFAFNEDEDALVEGRVSPDPEPISSAITPSILNQNGLDDDEDGVQDCTFTQLLSTGVHADEEFYVHHTPNGTRMWCPNVPIVLKPVVGSVYETWKDVFSMYKDYVVYSGFSIRKGQTKRWKGVVTHQYIRCTKYSKPQIKRKTDTLEHSSLTIRQSNFTVTDCKASILVKFCEGSSTCTVVGFNEHHNHPFVERFNRDLSRTSRKLPFASKQFIHNMSLNRIGPIVSHRVLVSLMGGHHNVRGTPTDFKNWSQSVRLYIGDRDAQLVIDRLKERSESLPDFYYEFVVEKGQLRSIFWADEISKINYEVFGDVLAFDATYHTNKYNMIFVPFTGVDNHKQCVTFGAGLLFNETTESYKWLLESFLKAHKKQPKLVLTDQDPSMKAAISEVFTDSRHRLCMWHIMKKLPTKIAGDLFQNSELRALMHRLVWSIHMKPSTFETWWQLLMEEYGLQDHDWLKDMYSIRDQWVPAYFRDIPMCCLMKTTSRCESSNSSFKVNSSSANTLVQFMLCYETRIDNQRYRQRVAEFKTSSSVFMDSTDLAIEKHAFELYTHAISTEVRKEIYKGKLFCYIVNTEDCEEGCVYYVNHLDKRNNATNTFTVILELSNQSVSCSCNNFIRIGYLCRHIFCVYRVNNIERIPAQYVVKRWTRDVLPKSLFSIESRYGVDTRPQAAARSQILEIVTECVDALRSDVGGLSSFAEQIKELKCKLLNGGPVDDEANNDNYAAVEELLGVSLDGDVTLDNPDGIRNKGRGKRQRLSRAPQDGTSNSAVKPPKTPRLCRTCMKYVTGHDSRNCKKKKNKNKSGNEDEDEDSSSASQEST; from the exons ATGGCTGATTTGAACAACCAACAACATCTAACTGTTGCCGGCGGTACGGAGGTAGCCAACCTCAATGATGATCCCGGTTCACCATTAAATGTTGTCCCACATAATCTTTCACTTCattttgcatttaatgaagatgaagatgcttTGGTTGAGGGTAGAGTTTCTCCGGATCCTGAACCTATTTCTTCAGCGATTACAC CCTCAATTCTGAATCAAAATGGActagatgatgatgaagatggtgtTCAAGATTGTACTTTTACTCAGTTGTTATCAACAG GTGTTCATGCGGACGAGGAATTTTATGTTCACCACACACCCAATGGGACTAGAATGTGGTGTCCTAATGTTCCTATTGTTTTAAAGCCTGTTGTTGGTTCTGTTTATGAAACGTGGAAGGATGTGTTCAGTATGTACAAGGATTATGTTGTGTATTCTGGGTTTTCTATTCGTAAGGGGCAAACCAAGAGATGGAAGGGGGTTGTCACTCACCAGTACATAAGGTGTACTAAATATTCAAAACCACAGATTAAGCGTAAAACTGATACTTTGGAGCATTCAAGCTTGACTATTAGGCAAAGTAATTTCACAGTGACAGATTGCAAGGCTAGTATACTGGTTAAGTTTTGTGAGGGCAGCTCTACGTGCACAGTGGTAGGGTTCAATGAGCACCATAATCATCCGTTTGTTGAGCGTTTCAATCGTGACCTAAGTAGGACTTCAAGGAAACTACCATTTGCATCCAAACAGTTTATCCATAACATGAGTTTGAACAGAATTGGTCCGATTGTTTCTCACAGAGTTTTAGTGTCCCTGATGGGTGGACATCACAATGTACGTGGCACGCCAACTGATTTTAAGAACTGGAGCCAGTCGGTTAGGCTTTATATTGGCGATCGTGATGCGCAACTTGTTATAGATCGTCTCAAAGAAAGATCCGAGAGCTTACCAGACTTTTACTATGAGTTTGTTGTTGAGAAAGGGCAATTGAGATCGATTTTTTGGGCAGACGAAATTTCCAAGATAAACTACGAGGTGTTTGGGGATGTGTTAGCTTTTGATGCGACTTATCACACTAACAA GTACAACATGATTTTTGTTCCTTTCACAGGCGTtgataatcataaacaatgtgtGACATTCGGTGCTGGCTTGTTATTCAACGAAACCACTGAGTCTTACAAgtggttacttgaatcatttctgAAGGCACACAAGAAGCAACCAAAGCTAGTTCTGACGGACCAGGATCCTTCAATGAAAGCTGCCATTTCAGAGGTTTTCACAGACTCTCGGCACCGCCTTTGCATGTGGCATATTATGAAGAAACTTCCCACCAAG ATTGCTGGAGACTTGTTTCAAAACTCTGAGCTAAGAGCATTGATGCATCGTTTGGTGTGGAGTATTCACATGAAGCCATCTACATTTGAGACGTGGTGGCAACTTTTGATGGAGGAATATGGGTTACAAGATCACGACTGGTTGAAGGACATGTACTCAATTAGGGACCAATGGGTACCTGCCTACTTCCGTGACATCCCAATGTGTTGTTTGATGAAGACTACATCAAGATGTGAAAGCTCTAACTCAAGCTTCAAGGTCAACTCTTCTAGTGCTAACACACTAGTTCAGTTCATGCTATGTTACGAGACTAGGATAGACAATCAGCGTTACAGGCAACGCGTTGCAGAGTTTAAAACTTCATCTAGTGTATTCATGGACAGTACTGACCTAGCTATTGAGAAGCATGCTTTTGAGTTGTATACACATGCAATTTCTACGGAAGTAAGAAAAGAGATATACAAGGGGAAGCTGTTTTGTTACATTGTAAACACGGAGGATTGTGAGGAAGGTTGTGTTTACTATGTGAATCATTTGGACAAACGTAACAATGCAACCAACACATTTACG GTTATACTTGAGTTGAGTAACCAGTCGGTATCCTGTTCATGCAACAACTTCATCCGTATTGGATATTTGTGTAGGCACATTTTTTGTGTTTACCGGGTAAACAATATTGAAAGAATCCCGGCCCAGTATGTTGTTAAGCGTTGGACTAGGGACGTGCTTCCTAAAAGTTTATTTTCTATTGAGAGTCGATATGGCGTTGACACTCGTCCACAAGCTGCTGCTAGAAGTCAGATCCTTGAGATCGTAACTGAATGTGTGGACGCATTAAGAAGCGATGTTGGAGGACTTTCCTCGTTCGCTGAGCAGATAAAGGAACTGAAATGCAAGTTACTAAATGGAGGACCAGTTGATGACGAAGCCAACAATGATAACTATGCTGCTGTTGAAGAATTGCTTGGTGTTTCTTTAGATGGGGACGTAACTCTCGACAACCCAGACGGGATCAGGAACAAAGGACGCGGCAAACGCCAGCGATTGTCTAGAGCACCTCAGGATGGAACGAGCAACTCTGCTGTCAAACCTCCCAAAACACCCAGGCTTTGCCGAACCTGTATGAAGTACGTGACTGGGCATGATTCAAGAAATTGCAAGAAAAAGAAGAACAAGAATAAATCAGGTAACGAGGACGAGGACGAAGACTCAAGCTCTGCGAGCCAGGAGTCCACTTGA
- the LOC118490321 gene encoding uncharacterized protein LOC118490321, with product MTADTALPKQDAIAVKKTKKVKHDQVETRSGKHAKTTHKWPKLKTRSSPMQLFKCIKSLTRNQQEDVNRMGFGKMLSFNISGIPLKIAHYVVDHFNPEEMAIELPCGSIHVDVQSVHDLLGIPKKGIDMQNVRTYSKLDVAVEAWRKRYRKRFVAPTNLARSILTSDEANSFHFRLDFLMLFLTVMVECNKNGRMKEWILKTFTGDTDFSKINWCAYLIQQIKSCKDGWKSSDPESPFSGPLTLLALLYVDRVKCTGFPVDRTIYPIVFWSKYELKKRERFEIKRGGFGGEDLHEVGVVRRDPRKTELHANDEVNEIALIEKHLDVMEAKRVTVQKKLEVVFNAHPDNEQVKKLIQRFEKIVHSKKKQGDGCGLIPQGKKLLGCSCLLTRQSKTQIMITRKVQRENGYVSLH from the exons ATGACTGCAGATACAGCTCTACCAAAACAGGATGCAATTGctgttaaaaaaacaaaaaaagtaaaACATGATCAGGTGGAAACCCGAAGTGGCAAACACGCAAAAACGACGCATAAGTGGCCTAAATTAAAAACACGTTCGTCACCTATGCAGTTGTTCAAATGCATCAAGTCTCTAACGAGGAACCAACAAGAAGACGTTAATAGGATGGGTTTTGGAAAAATGTTGTCATTCAACATCAGTGGGATACCTCTAAAAATTGCCCACTATGTTGTGGACCACTTTAACCCAGAAGAAATGGCTATTGAATTGCCATGTGGGTCAATACATGTTGATGTTCAGTCTGTCCATGACCTTCTAGGGATTCCTAAGAAGGGCATAGACATGCAAAATGTACGAACATATTCAAAGCTTGATGTTGCTGTTGAAGCATGGAGAAAACGATATCGTAAACGATTTGTGGCACCAACGAACCTGGCACGATCTATACTCACAAGTGATGAAGCCAACAGTTTTCATTTCCGACTGGACTTCCTGATGTTATTCTTAACCGTCATGGTTGAGTGTAACAAAAATGGGCGAATGAAAGAGtggattttgaaaacttttacAGGAGACACGGATTTTAGTAAAATCAATTGGTGTGCCTATCTGATCCAACAAATCAAATCATGTAAAGATGGCTGGAAGAGTTCTGATCCTGAATCTCCATTTTCTGGACCACTCACACTTTTGGCT TTGCTATATGTCGACAGAGTTAAATGCACAGGATTTCCAGTTGACCGGACAATATACCCAATCGTATTCTGGAGCAAATACGAACTGAAAAAAAGAGAACGGTTTGAGATAAAAAGAGGTGGCTTTGGTGGAGAGGATTTGCATGAAGTTGGTGTGGTTAGACGGGATCCAAGAAAAACAGAGTTACATGCTAATGATGAAGTT AATGAGATTGCATTGATAGAAAAACATTTGGACGTGATGGAGGCGAAAAGAGTTACGGTGCAAAAAAAATTGGAAGTAGTGTTCAATGCTCATCCAGACAACGAGCAAGTTaaaaaattgatacaacgatttgAGAAAATTGTACACtcaaaaaaaaaacaaggggaTGGCTGTGGCCTGATTCCCCAAGGGAAAAAATTGCTGGGGTGCTCATGTCTCTTAACAAGACAGTCCAAAACCCAGATAATGATTACACGGAAGGTACAACGGGAAAACGGATATGTATCACTTCATTGA
- the LOC110931581 gene encoding uncharacterized protein LOC110931581, whose product MQGLFDAPTFHLLTQDTELGDDVDDTHDKNQEGKGTAEKDITRNAWIKELESRRRKPVGRFARSRDDHEDEMGIDITTEEQRIWDFLFDVKYSMTRGMVISLSSGVTKKFGQSAGDVIFESIYGLELTKTLMRTLREEVKVCSDVVDAWVDVMNYEELDRTDGCPTRVYFNTTVIDSWLLTDSTCDDDERMQTFGERMVVGGAYDFIGIKMGFFPILENDEYYMLVFDLENGEITVIDHKPDRTPLAGIRDHQDYYKKDTPYKVKHMLDNYLEHCKHPLKDKIAPAKIKRCDIHWATSAHPMDSAVFLMHHMQNFNGVGKHFECGFSSNWKQKQKQILTLRKKFATRILLCGVNVVKGKVRDAALSV is encoded by the exons ATGCAAGGATTGTTTGATGCGCCTACCTTTCACCTGCTCACACAAGACACCGAATTAG gTGATGATGTCGATGATACGCATGACAAAAATCAAGAAG GGAAGGGAACGGCTGAAAAGGATATCACACGTAATGCTTGGATAAAGGAACTCGAATCAAGACGAAGAAAACCAGTTGGTAGGTTCGCCCGCTCACGTGATGACCATGAAGACGAAATGGGAATAGACATTACAACGGAAGAACAGCGTATTTGGGATTTTCTATTCGATGTGAAGTACTCAAT GACACGTGGAATGGTCATCTCCTTGTCTAGCGGGGTAACAAAAAAATTTGGTCAATCTGCTGG AGATGTTATCTTCGAGAGTATATACGGCTTAGAACTCACAAAAACGCTGATGCGCACTTTGAGGGAGGAAGTGAAGGTCTGCTCTGATGTAGTTGATGCTTGGGTAGATGTGATGAATTATGAAGAACTTGACAGAACCGACGGCTGCCCAACGCGGGTTTATTTTAACACAACTGTGATA GACAGCTGGCTTTTGACGGATTCTActtgtgatgatgatgaacgTATGCAAACGTTCGGCGAAAGGATGGTCGTAGGCGGCGCATATGATTTCATTGGTATCAAAATGGGTTTCTTTCCAATCCTCGAGAATGATGAATATTACATGCTTGTTTTCGATCTGGAAAACGGTGAAATAACCGTCATAGACCACAAGCCTGATCGCACACCCTTAGCTGGCATTAGGGATCATCAAGACTACTACAAAAAAGATACACCATACAAAGTG aagCATATGCTGGACAATTATTTGGAGCATTGCAAACATCCGTTAAAGGATAAAATTGCACCAGCCAAGATTAAAAGGTGTGATATCCATTGGGCGACAAGTGCACATCCAATGGATAGTGCAGTATTCCTTATGCACCACATGCAGAATTTTAACGGCGTTGGTAAACACTTTGAATGTGGTTTTAGTAGCAACTGGAAGCAAAAGCAAAAACAGATTCTTACCCTCCGAAAAAAATTCGCTACACGCATACTACTCTGTGGTGTCAATGTGGTGAAGGGAAAGGTTCGTGATGCTGCATTATCAGTGTAA